One Capsicum annuum cultivar UCD-10X-F1 chromosome 2, UCD10Xv1.1, whole genome shotgun sequence genomic window carries:
- the LOC107858611 gene encoding LOW QUALITY PROTEIN: probable serine/threonine-protein kinase PBL7 (The sequence of the model RefSeq protein was modified relative to this genomic sequence to represent the inferred CDS: inserted 1 base in 1 codon) — translation MGYSPSSCTNSAEXSSSNTQTLAIDTDRYDLSIKSLIYKMIWDLGLACIIPPRRRRISVKTEQNDDKNGKNLEHNKTWLLAEAGGCGGPALINSDPHSVHSSFRFTLCTQVEVESVNLSNSCSSSSAATVLMVNLENGLTDDSKLKEMKWRQVESLERNISPVVHSLIRFKYNDIVSATRNFSKGRVLGRGALSYVFRGRVGFLSTTVAIKRLDMKDEESPKAFCRELMIASSLHNPYIVPLVGFCIDPEKGLFLVYKYVSGGSLERYLHGKKRGGKGVPALRWSARYKVAVGIAESIGYLHNGTERCVVHRDIKPSNILLSSKKKPKLCDFGLATWTPAPSVPFLCKTVKGTFGYLAPEYFQHGKVSDKTDVYAFGVVLLELLTGRKPIETIRGPGEENLVLWAKPLLQQDVLQKFLDPRLKIPQKNLHQICWMIQAAASCIHSEESRRPDIDEIIDMLRGRESDSNTKDILPGNNCMIDSHYQFQQIRSEMKSHLALAMLGVAEFDDDDLYR, via the exons atgggaTATTCCCCAAGTAGTTGTACCAACTCTGCAG CTTCTTCATCAAACACTCAAACTTTAGCCATTGACACTGATCGCTATGATCTAAgcataaaatctttaatttacaAAATGATTTGGGATTTGGGCTTGGCGTGTATCATCCCACCTCGACGGCGTCGAATTTCTGTCAAGACTGAACAAAATGATGACAAAAATGGCAAAAATTTGGAGCATAATAAAACATGGTTACTTGCTGAGGCTGGAGGATGTGGTGGTCCTGCGTTGATTAATTCTGACCCACATTCTGTTCATTCTTCGTTTAGGTTCACTTTGTGTACTCAAGTTGAGGTTGAGTCAGTGAATTTGAGTAACAgctgttcttcttcttctgctgctACTGTATTGATGGTGAATTTGGAGAATGGGTTAACTGATGATTCTAAGTTGAAAGAGATGAAATGGAGGCAAGTTGAGTCCTTAGAGCGGAACATTTCTCCTGTTGTTCACTCGTTGATTAGGTTCAAGTACAATGATATTGTTTCTGCTACTAGAAATTTTTCTAAAG GCAGAGTTTTGGGAAGAGGAGCATTGAGCTATGTTTTTCGAGGAAGAGTGGGATTTTTGAGCACTACAGTGGCAATCAAGCGTTTAGATATGAAGGATGAGGAGTCTCCAAAGGCATTTTGTAGAGAATTGATGATTGCTAGTTCTCTTCATAACCCATATATTGTTCCTCTTGTGGGGTTTTGCATTGATCCAGAGAAGGGTTTATTTCTTGTGTACAAATATGTATCTGGTGGAAGCTTAGAGCGGTATTTGCATG GGAAGAAGAGGGGAGGTAAAGGTGTTCCAGCACTTCGATGGTCTGCTAGGTATAAGGTGGCTGTAGGCATTGCAGAGTCAATTGGGTATTTGCATAATGGGACAGAGAGATGTGTTGTTCATAGGGACATCAAACCGTCAAACATTCTTCTTTCATCCAAGAAGAAACCCAAG TTGTGTGACTTTGGCTTGGCTACATGGACTCCTGCACCTTCAGTACCTTTCCTTTGTAAAACTGTTAAAGGAACATTTGG GTACTTAGCCCCAGAATATTTTCAGCATGGTAAAGTTTCTGATAAAACTGATGTTTATGCCTTTGGAGTTGTCCTATTGGAGCTATTGACGGGACGGAAGCCAATAGAAACGATAAGAGGACCAGGAGAAGAAAACTTGGTTTTGTGG GCTAAGCCACTGTTGCAGCAAGATGTTCTTCAAAAGTTTCTTGATCCAAGACTTAAAATCCCGCAAAAGAATTTGCACCAAATATGTTGGATGATTCAAGCAGCAGCTTCATGTATTCACAGTGAGGAATCTCGAAGGCCTGACATTGATGAAATCATCGACATGTTGAGAGGCAGAGAATCTGACTCCAACACAAAGGACATTTTGCCCGGAAACAACTGTATGATCGATTCTCACTACCAATTTCAGCAGATTAGAAGTGAAATGAAGAGTCATTTAGCCTTGGCAATGCTAGGAGTTGCAGAATTTGATGACGATGACCTTTATCGTTGA
- the LOC107860950 gene encoding polcalcin Nic t 2 has translation MAEADDPKDIADRERIFKRFDGDGDGQISATELGETLQALGSITPEEVKYMMDEIDTDKDGFISFQEFTDFARANRGLIKDVAKIF, from the coding sequence ATGGCAGAGGCTGATGATCCAAAAGATATAGCTGATCGAGAACGAATCTTCAAGCGTTTTGATGGAGATGGTGATGGACAAATCTCTGCGACAGAACTTGGAGAGACCTTGCAAGCGTTAGGTTCTATTACTCCTGAAGAAGTTAAGTATATGATGGATGAAATTGATACTGATAAAGATGGTTTCATTTCTTTTCAAGAGTTCACAGATTTTGCCAGAGCCAATAGAGGCTTGATTAAGGATGTTGCTAAAATTTTCTAG